The genomic region TTATTGAAAGAATGGAGTTAAAAAAAGCACGATTGCTAAACGCATTACCTGCAAAAAAGAGGTTGTATTTTAAAAATATTGATAAATATGATAATAGAGGAATATTGTTATATGGACCTCGAGGAGTAGGTAAAACAACATATTTATTGATGAAAGCAAAAGAAAATAATTATTTTTATATCTCTGGAGACGATCCATTAATTTCAACATTTCCATTATATGAAATTGGTGAAAAAGTTTTTTTAGAAGGATATGATGGAATAATAATAGATGAAGTGCATTACTTGAATAAATGGAGCATACATATTAAGGCGTTATATGATTCATATCCAGATAAAAAGATATGGATAAGTGATAGTAGCAGTATAATATTAAGAACAGGAATATCGGATCTTTCAAGAAGGTTTATAAAAATTAGAATGCCTTTATTATCTTTTAGAGAATATATATATTTGTCAAAAAATATAGAAGTTCAAACCATAAATTCTCCTTTCAATTTTGATAAGGAGAAATTTATGTCACAAATAAAAAATATTGATATTTTAAAGTTATTTAAAGAATATGCATCAGCAGGAACAAGACCATTCTTCCTTGAAGGAAATTTTTCTGAAAAAATGGAAAATATTCTTGAAAAAACATTATATAGCGATATACCATTTTTTTTGAACAGCATAAAAGAAAATCATCTAAAATTAATGAAAGCTGTAATAGGTTATTTGATATATTCAAGAATTCCAACGATTAACGTTGAACGAATGTGTAAAGAGTGGGGGTTGAGCAAAAATAAATTATATGAATTATTAAAAGTGATGGAAGAAGCAGAATTAATAAATATAATATTAAAAGAAAAAGATTTTAGCATAAATTCAAAAGGTGAGAAAATATTTCTTGCTGATCCCGCATATTACTATATATATAATGGAGAAATTGAGAATTTTAGAGAGGCATTTACAGTATTTACGTTAAAAGAAAAAGGAAAGATATTCGCATCAAAAAATGAAAAAGAAGGAGATTTTATTTGGAATGATATAAAAATCGAAGTAGGTGGGAAAAATAAAAAAATTAAAAAATCAGATTTTGTTATTCGTGATGATATTGATATGCCTTTAAAAAATAAGGTACCATTATGGTTATTGGGATTTTTATGGTAAAAATGCTATAATCTTAACGGAGGAGGGGAAATAAAATGGAATTAAAATGGGAAGATTTCAAAGTGAAAATTCCAGAGTTGGATTTTGAAAACACAGAAAATATCGATGCGATGACAGAATATTTTGGACAAAAACGTGCATATGAATCAATATTAATGGGTTTAGAAATAGAACAAAAAACACACAATATTTTTATTGCGGGCCCTGTGAATACAGGAAGAAGAACCTTTGCAAAAAACATATTATCCAGATATTCTACGAATAAAAAAACACCAAATGATTACATATATGTATATAACTTCAAAGACTCAATGAAACCAAAAGCAATATCATTAAAACCTGGAACAGCAATAAAATTCAAAAAAGAACTGGAAGAAACAGTAGAAATGGCATTTAATGCTATAAAAAAGGGTATTGAAAGTGAGGATTTCTCACAAAAAAGAACAAAACTTGAACAGGAATATTTAAGTGAAAGAAAAAAAATATGGGAAGAATTGAAAAAACAGGTAGAAAAATTAAATTTTAAATTGCAATTTACATCAGATGGAGCAGTAACAATCCCTGTGTACGAAGGAAAAGAATTAACAGACGAAGAATATGACCAATTGCCAGAAGATGTGAGAAATAAATACGAAGAAAAAACACCTCAAATCAGGCAATTAATGGAAAAAACAATGGTAAAAATCACAGAAATAGACAAAAACTACAGAGAGCAATTAAGAAATTTAGAAAAATATTGGGCGTTATTTACTATTTCCAGCATATTTGAAAATCTCATAAAAGAATATAACGACAATTCAGATGTTGTTGAATATCTCAATGAAATAAAAAATGATATTTCAGAAAAATTTCCTGAAATACTCTCAGATGAAAACTTAATAAAATACTATAAGAAAAAATATTCCATAAATATTATCGTGGATAATTCTTCTATTAGTGGAGCACCTGTTATAGAAGCTACAGATCCCACATATTCAAACCTCATTGGAAAAATAGAATATATATCACAAATGGGTATATTAAAAACCGATTTTACAATGATAAAACCAGGGTTATTGCATAAAGCAAATGGTGGATATTTAATACTTGATGCAGAAAAAGTAATGAAAAATCCATATGTTTGGGAAGCATTAAAAAATGCACTAATGAATAAAGAAATAAAAATAGAAAACCTCGAAGGAAAAATGGGATTAAGCGTGGTTCACACATTAGAACCAGATCCAATCCCCTTAAATGTAAAAGTAATAATGATTGGTGAAGAATGGATGTATGAAATATTATATGCATATGATCCAGATTTCAAAAAACTATTCAACATAAAAGTTCCGTTTGATACAGAAATAGAATTAAGCAAAAAAAATGCGGAATACTTTTCAATGTTTGTAAAAAATATAATAAAAGAAAATGATCTGAAAGATTTTACAAAAAAAGCGGTAGAAGAATTAATAAAATATTCCTGCAGGTTAAACGGAAAAAATGATAAATTATCAGCAAGATTTGGTATATTAAAAAATATAATTTTAGAAGCTAATTATATTTCAGATAGATATAGCGATACAATTCCTTATGTAGATGGCAATGCTGTAAAAGAAGCAATTCAAAAACATGAAAATATGTTCTCATTATATAGGGATAAAATAATGGAATCAATAAAAGATGGTCAATTGATATTAGAAACAAAAGGAGAAAAAATAGGACAAATTAATGGATTAACAGTTATGGAAATAGACTCATATTCCTTTGGAGTTCCTGTAAAAATTACAGCAAAAGTATTCTCTGCAAAACAGGCGGGGTTGCTTGATATTCAAAGAGATGCAGACTTAAGCGGTAAAATACATAGAAAATCCACATATATTATAGAAAATTATTTCTATTCCAAATATCATCTTGATGAACATATGGTATTCTCGGCTTCAATAAGTTTCGAACAGGTGTATTCTATGCTTGAAGGAGATAGTGCATCATTAGCAGAAGTATTGGCTTTAATATCAGCGATATCAAATATTCCAATAAAGCAAAATATAGCAGTAACAGGTTCCATCGATCAGCATGGGAATATACAACCAGTAGGTGGAATAATAGAAAAGGTAGAAGGTTTCTATAATGTATGTAAATTACAAGGATTAACAGGAGAGCAAGGAGTAATAATTCCCTATCAAAATATAAAAAATCTAGTATTAAACCATGAAATAGAAAATGCAATAAAAGACGGAAAATTTCATATATATACAGTAAAAAATGTAGATGAAGCAATAGAAATAACTATGAATAAAAAAGCAGGAAAAATGGATGAACATGGCAATTTTGAAAAAGATACGGTAAATTGCATGGTATTAGAAGGAATAAAAAATCTAAAAAAATTGCATCCCACTAAAAAGAGGTTTTGGCCGTGGAAATAGAAAGGAAAGAAATAAACAAATTCGATGAAATATTAATAGAATTTCTCGAAGAGCTGGATGATGTAACTTCAGCGACTAAAAAGCAATATACAAAATCCATAAAATACTTTCTCAATTATTTGAGAAAGCACAACATATCAAAACCCACACCCAAAACAGTAAAAATGTGGAAAACATATCTATTAAAAGACAAAAGTCCATATACAGTAAATCTGTATCTTTCTGGTATAAGGCGTTTTTTTGCTTTCCTGGAAGATAAAGGATTATATAAAAATATAGCTAAAAATGTAAAAGGCGCAAAAAGACCATTTGGCCATAGAAAAGATATATTAACTGACGAAGAAATAAGAGAGATATTTAAAATAATAGACACATCAACATTAGCAGGAAAAAGAGATATGGCAATGATAAAAACATTGGCATATACAGGAATAAGAATATATTCTCTTATAAACATAAAAATAAAAGACATAATGAAAAGAAATAATAAAATATTACTTCATTACAAATCAAAAGGACATGTTGGTAAAGACTCGGTAATAGCTTTACATAAAGAAGTGTATGAATCTATAAATGAATTTTTAAAAGAAAGAAGAAAAATTCAAAAATACAAATCAAATGATCCGCTGTTTATTTCACTATCACCAAATTCATATGGCAAAGCATTAACAGAAAGAGCAGTTCAGATGATAATAGATAAATATTTCAATGAATTGGGGTTAAAAGAATTTAGAGGCGATAAAAAACTTTCAGCACATTCATTCAGGCATACTGTGATTACAAAAATAGCATTAAATCATGGAATAGAAGCAGCAAAACAAATAGCAGGTCATAAAAACATATCAACCACACAAATATACTATCACGAAGCAACCTCAGTAGCATTAGAAGCCGATGAGCTAATAGATTTTAGCGAGTAAACTTAACAAAATATTAACCAGTATTTAAACGGAAAAGATTATAATAAATGTGTATATACACATGAGGTGTAAAGGTGGTGGAAAAATGTCTAAATTGGAAAGACATAATATAATGATCGATCCAGAAACATGGAAAATCTTAAAAGAGTTAAAAAGAATACAGAATAAAAGCATTAGCGAAATATTAAGAGAAGCAATAAACCAACTTTTAAATTCAAAAAAATATAATAAAACATATTTTAAAATAATGACTAATGCATCGTATT from Marinitoga aeolica harbors:
- a CDS encoding Lon protease family protein; translated protein: MELKWEDFKVKIPELDFENTENIDAMTEYFGQKRAYESILMGLEIEQKTHNIFIAGPVNTGRRTFAKNILSRYSTNKKTPNDYIYVYNFKDSMKPKAISLKPGTAIKFKKELEETVEMAFNAIKKGIESEDFSQKRTKLEQEYLSERKKIWEELKKQVEKLNFKLQFTSDGAVTIPVYEGKELTDEEYDQLPEDVRNKYEEKTPQIRQLMEKTMVKITEIDKNYREQLRNLEKYWALFTISSIFENLIKEYNDNSDVVEYLNEIKNDISEKFPEILSDENLIKYYKKKYSINIIVDNSSISGAPVIEATDPTYSNLIGKIEYISQMGILKTDFTMIKPGLLHKANGGYLILDAEKVMKNPYVWEALKNALMNKEIKIENLEGKMGLSVVHTLEPDPIPLNVKVIMIGEEWMYEILYAYDPDFKKLFNIKVPFDTEIELSKKNAEYFSMFVKNIIKENDLKDFTKKAVEELIKYSCRLNGKNDKLSARFGILKNIILEANYISDRYSDTIPYVDGNAVKEAIQKHENMFSLYRDKIMESIKDGQLILETKGEKIGQINGLTVMEIDSYSFGVPVKITAKVFSAKQAGLLDIQRDADLSGKIHRKSTYIIENYFYSKYHLDEHMVFSASISFEQVYSMLEGDSASLAEVLALISAISNIPIKQNIAVTGSIDQHGNIQPVGGIIEKVEGFYNVCKLQGLTGEQGVIIPYQNIKNLVLNHEIENAIKDGKFHIYTVKNVDEAIEITMNKKAGKMDEHGNFEKDTVNCMVLEGIKNLKKLHPTKKRFWPWK
- a CDS encoding ATP-binding protein, giving the protein MDLNEIIERMELKKARLLNALPAKKRLYFKNIDKYDNRGILLYGPRGVGKTTYLLMKAKENNYFYISGDDPLISTFPLYEIGEKVFLEGYDGIIIDEVHYLNKWSIHIKALYDSYPDKKIWISDSSSIILRTGISDLSRRFIKIRMPLLSFREYIYLSKNIEVQTINSPFNFDKEKFMSQIKNIDILKLFKEYASAGTRPFFLEGNFSEKMENILEKTLYSDIPFFLNSIKENHLKLMKAVIGYLIYSRIPTINVERMCKEWGLSKNKLYELLKVMEEAELINIILKEKDFSINSKGEKIFLADPAYYYIYNGEIENFREAFTVFTLKEKGKIFASKNEKEGDFIWNDIKIEVGGKNKKIKKSDFVIRDDIDMPLKNKVPLWLLGFLW
- a CDS encoding ribbon-helix-helix protein, CopG family, translated to MSKLERHNIMIDPETWKILKELKRIQNKSISEILREAINQLLNSKKYNKTYFKIMTNASYCDDKENEELTRILDSLTEKDLEVVDEYELHR
- a CDS encoding tyrosine-type recombinase/integrase; translation: MEIERKEINKFDEILIEFLEELDDVTSATKKQYTKSIKYFLNYLRKHNISKPTPKTVKMWKTYLLKDKSPYTVNLYLSGIRRFFAFLEDKGLYKNIAKNVKGAKRPFGHRKDILTDEEIREIFKIIDTSTLAGKRDMAMIKTLAYTGIRIYSLINIKIKDIMKRNNKILLHYKSKGHVGKDSVIALHKEVYESINEFLKERRKIQKYKSNDPLFISLSPNSYGKALTERAVQMIIDKYFNELGLKEFRGDKKLSAHSFRHTVITKIALNHGIEAAKQIAGHKNISTTQIYYHEATSVALEADELIDFSE